A section of the Dehalococcoidales bacterium genome encodes:
- the moaC gene encoding cyclic pyranopterin monophosphate synthase MoaC produces MARKKLTHLDDAGRPRMVDVTTKAETARVAIAKGLVRMRPATFKLIMSGGMAKGDVLTTAQLAGIMAAKKTPDLIPLCHPILIGSVTVDFTPDEADSTIGIAATVQSTGQTGVEMEALTAVSVAALTIYDMCKAVDRGMKIENIRLVKKSGGKSGAIELE; encoded by the coding sequence ATGGCCCGTAAAAAACTGACCCACCTTGATGACGCCGGCCGACCGCGCATGGTGGACGTGACCACCAAGGCGGAGACCGCCCGTGTCGCCATCGCTAAAGGGCTGGTGCGTATGCGGCCTGCCACTTTTAAACTCATTATGAGCGGCGGCATGGCTAAAGGGGACGTGCTTACCACCGCCCAGTTGGCGGGCATCATGGCCGCCAAGAAAACGCCGGACCTTATTCCCCTCTGCCACCCCATACTCATCGGCAGCGTGACGGTGGACTTTACGCCGGATGAAGCGGATAGCACCATCGGCATTGCCGCTACCGTGCAGAGCACCGGGCAGACCGGGGTGGAGATGGAAGCGCTTACCGCCGTCTCCGTTGCCGCCCTGACCATTTATGATATGTGCAAGGCCGTTGACCGGGGCATGAAAATAGAGAATATCCGCCTGGTGAAAAAAAGCG
- a CDS encoding 2'-5' RNA ligase family protein — protein sequence MLTKYAADTSRWENWQKEYRYGAMLIIPPDPPLLGMEMLRRRYDPKAQAICGTHISLTVPFPRPLSDDNWYEMKSIAAGIEPFTVKYGPLINYLPAPGVCLAIEPFAALDNLRAALEKAAAFKGALLRKYPFSPHMTIAEYITRDYTRELMEKLKDKTPSGSFFCSSVSYHVPDDKFHFTERGRFDFA from the coding sequence ATGCTGACCAAATACGCGGCGGACACCAGCCGCTGGGAAAACTGGCAAAAGGAGTACCGGTACGGCGCCATGCTGATTATTCCACCGGACCCGCCGCTGCTGGGGATGGAAATGCTCCGCCGGAGGTATGACCCCAAAGCGCAGGCCATCTGCGGCACCCATATCAGCCTTACCGTTCCTTTTCCCCGCCCCCTAAGCGATGATAACTGGTATGAAATGAAGTCGATAGCCGCCGGCATCGAGCCTTTTACCGTAAAGTACGGGCCGCTGATAAACTATCTGCCCGCCCCCGGCGTCTGCCTGGCGATAGAGCCGTTTGCCGCGCTGGATAACCTGCGCGCCGCGCTGGAAAAAGCCGCGGCTTTTAAAGGCGCTTTACTGCGGAAATACCCGTTTTCCCCGCACATGACCATTGCGGAATATATTACGAGAGACTACACCCGGGAGCTGATGGAAAAGCTCAAGGACAAAACGCCGTCCGGCTCCTTCTTCTGCAGTAGTGTTTCTTACCATGTGCCGGACGATAAATTCCATTTCACGGAACGCGGCCGGTTCGACTTCGCTTGA
- a CDS encoding serine hydrolase domain-containing protein, giving the protein MNTLIQQIRDKAAATSFSGVAAIHRGGKALYREAFGDADRANKRKNTVTTRFAIASGTKLFTALGIGALIDAGKLSLESTVRDIFQKDFSYIDSKATVAQLLTHSSGIYDYYDEDWDIDSENFFVDIPWYKLETPTDYLPLFAGKRPKYSPGERFSYSNGGFILLGVIIEHITGRLYRDFIRESVFAPAGMNDSGYYAFNRLPENTAYGYKKNGGTGETNIYSLPIRGASDGGAFTTAPDLLKLWKALFGNKILSKNLTKAFLTPHITVDAPVAYGCGIYISRYSGMDMYFIVGGDAGVGFDSRYIPEKDLQINIISNITDGEETIRDVLYGGLQAIL; this is encoded by the coding sequence ATGAACACACTCATTCAGCAAATCAGGGATAAAGCCGCGGCAACATCCTTTTCCGGGGTAGCGGCTATCCACCGGGGCGGAAAAGCGCTTTACCGGGAGGCCTTCGGGGATGCGGATAGGGCAAATAAAAGGAAAAACACCGTAACTACCAGATTCGCGATTGCCTCAGGCACCAAGTTGTTCACCGCTTTAGGTATCGGCGCGCTGATAGACGCGGGGAAACTATCACTGGAAAGCACGGTGCGGGACATTTTCCAGAAAGACTTCAGCTATATAGACTCTAAAGCGACTGTCGCCCAGCTGCTGACACATTCCTCCGGCATTTACGACTACTATGACGAAGATTGGGACATCGACTCCGAGAATTTCTTCGTGGATATACCGTGGTACAAGCTGGAAACGCCGACCGACTACCTGCCGCTGTTCGCCGGTAAGCGCCCGAAATACAGCCCGGGCGAGAGATTTTCCTATTCCAACGGCGGTTTTATCCTGCTGGGCGTGATTATCGAGCATATCACCGGGCGGCTTTACCGGGACTTCATCCGCGAGAGCGTGTTTGCCCCGGCGGGCATGAATGATTCCGGGTATTACGCCTTCAACCGGCTGCCGGAGAACACGGCCTACGGATACAAGAAAAACGGCGGAACCGGTGAAACCAATATTTACAGCCTCCCCATCCGGGGCGCGTCCGACGGCGGCGCTTTCACCACCGCCCCCGACCTTCTAAAGCTCTGGAAAGCGCTGTTCGGTAATAAAATCCTATCCAAAAATCTCACCAAAGCCTTCCTGACGCCCCATATCACCGTGGACGCGCCGGTGGCATACGGCTGCGGGATATATATTTCCAGATACAGCGGCATGGATATGTATTTTATCGTGGGTGGGGACGCGGGGGTGGGGTTCGATTCGCGCTATATCCCGGAAAAAGACTTGCAAATAAACATCATCTCAAATATCACGGACGGAGAAGAAACAATCCGGGACGTGCTATACGGCGGTCTGCAAGCAATTTTGTAA
- a CDS encoding XTP/dITP diphosphatase, which translates to MPDRPKLLLATNNTGKLREYRSLLQGIPFDMVTLADEGITAEVAEIGQSFEENATLKATTLAALSGLLSLADDSGLEVDALGGEPGARSHRFAGENATDADRINHLLEKLKDAPDQIRTAQFRCVIAIAEPNGRVELCSGICRGVIIKEPRGTNGFGYDPVFLIPELNKTMAELTMEEKNLISHRSRAAEQALAKLMEW; encoded by the coding sequence ATGCCTGATAGACCCAAGCTGCTGCTGGCGACCAATAATACGGGCAAACTACGCGAGTACCGGAGCCTGCTCCAGGGCATCCCTTTCGATATGGTTACCCTGGCCGATGAAGGCATTACCGCGGAGGTGGCGGAAATCGGCCAGAGCTTTGAGGAAAACGCCACCCTGAAAGCCACCACCCTGGCCGCGCTTAGCGGTCTGCTCTCCCTGGCCGACGATTCGGGACTGGAGGTGGACGCCCTCGGCGGCGAGCCGGGTGCCCGCTCCCACCGCTTTGCCGGGGAAAACGCCACCGATGCCGATAGAATAAATCATCTGCTGGAGAAGCTGAAAGACGCGCCCGACCAGATAAGGACGGCGCAGTTCCGCTGCGTTATCGCCATCGCCGAGCCTAACGGCCGGGTGGAGCTTTGTTCCGGCATCTGCCGGGGGGTTATCATCAAGGAGCCGCGGGGAACCAACGGCTTCGGGTACGACCCCGTTTTTCTCATCCCGGAATTAAACAAGACGATGGCGGAGCTGACCATGGAAGAAAAAAACCTCATCAGTCACCGGTCGCGGGCGGCGGAGCAGGCACTGGCCAAGCTGATGGAGTGGTAG
- the moaA gene encoding GTP 3',8-cyclase MoaA has protein sequence MTGISDSFQRPINYLRISVTDRCNLRCVYCMPQEGISLMSHYDILSYEEIYTLVKVAAELGINKIRLTGGEPLVRAGVSDLVRLIAEIETIDDISLTTNGILLARYAADLKDAGLVRVNVSLDTLQPERFRRITRCGDLKDTLNGIEAAREAGLTPVKINMVVMAGVNDDEIPDFALKSVNDGWHVRFIEQMPVNSEATASPGFFSVSDMRKRIEPLGKLEPWKVEVGNGPARYFRLPGANGTIGFITPVTEHFCYQCNRLRLTADGKLRLCLLNEDEIDLKDPLRSGASVAELKALMENAIARKPQGHHLAEGVTHKGRPFSQVGG, from the coding sequence ATGACCGGAATATCGGATTCTTTCCAGCGCCCCATCAACTACCTGCGCATCTCCGTAACGGACCGCTGTAACCTCCGTTGCGTTTACTGCATGCCGCAGGAAGGCATCAGCCTGATGTCCCACTATGACATCCTGAGCTACGAGGAAATCTACACCCTGGTCAAAGTTGCCGCGGAGCTGGGCATCAATAAAATCAGGCTCACCGGCGGGGAGCCGCTGGTCAGGGCGGGCGTATCGGACCTGGTGCGGCTCATCGCGGAGATAGAGACCATCGATGATATTTCCCTCACCACCAACGGCATTCTGCTGGCGCGCTACGCCGCCGACCTTAAGGACGCCGGACTGGTGCGGGTCAACGTCAGCCTGGATACCCTCCAGCCGGAAAGGTTCCGCCGGATTACCCGCTGCGGCGACCTCAAGGACACCCTGAACGGCATCGAAGCCGCCCGCGAGGCCGGCCTTACCCCGGTGAAAATCAACATGGTGGTCATGGCCGGCGTCAACGATGATGAGATTCCCGATTTCGCCCTGAAGTCCGTTAATGACGGCTGGCACGTCCGCTTTATCGAGCAGATGCCGGTCAACTCTGAAGCGACGGCCTCCCCCGGGTTCTTTTCCGTCAGCGATATGCGCAAGCGCATCGAGCCGCTGGGCAAACTGGAACCCTGGAAGGTGGAGGTGGGCAACGGTCCCGCCAGGTACTTCCGCCTGCCCGGCGCCAACGGCACCATCGGCTTTATCACGCCCGTTACCGAGCATTTCTGCTACCAGTGCAACCGCCTCCGCCTGACCGCCGACGGCAAGCTGCGCCTTTGCCTGCTCAACGAGGATGAAATCGACCTCAAGGACCCTTTGCGCAGCGGCGCCTCCGTCGCCGAGCTGAAAGCATTGATGGAAAACGCCATCGCCAGGAAACCGCAGGGCCATCACCTCGCCGAGGGCGTCACCCACAAAGGCCGCCCCTTCTCCCAGGTGGGGGGATAA
- a CDS encoding DUF5615 family PIN-like protein has protein sequence MSLRFFADHCIPESVVQSLRSAGHEVLRLKEYLPADSIDAGVIAKARELDAILLSLNGDFADIVNFPPAEYKGIITLQVENHPEILPGLLATLTKYLSDHDNMDHYTGKLLIAEVHRIRRR, from the coding sequence GTGAGCTTAAGGTTCTTCGCAGACCATTGTATTCCCGAATCGGTAGTTCAGTCGCTTCGAAGCGCCGGCCATGAAGTGTTAAGGCTTAAAGAGTACCTTCCGGCGGATTCAATAGATGCCGGCGTTATCGCTAAAGCCCGGGAGTTGGATGCGATTTTACTCTCCTTGAATGGAGACTTCGCCGATATTGTGAATTTTCCGCCGGCGGAATACAAAGGAATAATCACTCTTCAAGTGGAAAACCACCCGGAAATCCTGCCGGGGCTTTTAGCCACGCTAACTAAATATCTATCAGACCATGATAATATGGACCATTATACCGGCAAGCTGTTGATTGCCGAGGTTCATAGAATCAGGAGAAGATAA
- a CDS encoding DUF433 domain-containing protein, whose translation MQVNWKDYIVSTPGVLHGKPRLKGTRIPVSLVLGYLAAGKSARIKKELPDLTGEQVAACLDYARELAEFEVITA comes from the coding sequence ATGCAGGTAAACTGGAAAGACTATATCGTCAGCACGCCGGGGGTTTTACACGGCAAACCCCGCCTTAAAGGGACCAGGATTCCCGTGAGCCTGGTGTTGGGCTATCTGGCGGCAGGCAAAAGCGCCCGGATAAAAAAGGAGTTACCGGACCTTACCGGGGAACAGGTAGCCGCCTGCCTGGATTACGCCCGTGAGCTGGCCGAGTTCGAGGTTATCACTGCGTGA